The window ACCGCAATATCGATACGTGGCTCCCAGTCGCGGAAACTCAGCTGCAGCATCACGACGTGCGTCTTGCGCAATTGCTCGGCAGGAGTACAACCGGGTGCAGGCGGATTTCAAGTTGAATCGAAATATTGATTTGCTAAGAAGACTTGAGTCCGAGATTCGAAGACATTGCGAAGTGAATCCGTAGCTTCGATGTGCATTCACAAGAGCTAGCAACCCTGCAGGGCGTATATGGACTCGAATCCGGCAAGTGGCGCACCCTTTCCATTTGATCTCAAGATGCCGCTGCGTCGCTCACTCATCGCATACGATGGGTTTTTCGAGATTTACACGGAGAATCAAACTTATCGGCTACAGCACCCAACAGGAGATATGTCACGTAAGGATTTCAGCCCGGAATCCACTTTCGTTACCACGCTGGTTGCCGATGCAGGGTCGCGGAATCTGACAATTGCACGCCTCATTTTGCAGACACATGAGTGCATGCAGTCGGCGCCACTCAGTGCAGCCGAGAGGCAACGCGCCTTGACAGTGCTTCATGCCTGCAAAGACGCGCTGTTATCGTGTGAAGACATTGCGAATCAATTGAAGACAGATGTCGACAGCATAATTGAAGGAATCAAGCAGAGCGGGTTTTGGCAGGAAGGGCAGAGCATGAAATTGCCTCAGCACCCTTCGCTGCAGACGCAAGCCTCGACCTACCTTGTCCATCTGAATCGATCAATTCGCAAGATCTGCGAGTTCGCGTTTGCCTTGCTGGAACTCGACAGGAAGGACAATAATTTCAAGGATTTGGCGAAGCGAGTCGGTGCCAAGCTTGGCGTTGATTCAATGATGTACAAGTATGTGCATGCCAATGTCGAGAGAATCGAGAACTTAATCTTGCTGCGTAATTTCGATGAACATCCAGGTGATACCACGACAGTGCTGCGCAATTTCCACCTTGCTGGCCCAAGAGCCATAAGTGCGCCGACGTGGGAGTTGACGGGCGCAAAAGCGACGGCACCAAAGTTCATCGCGGAAGACGCTATTGAACAGACCGCGTACGTCCGTGGAATTGCTGAAAATGTGGTGATGTTCGCCCTGAACGAGCTGATCCAGCCACCGCTGATGATTATGCAAATCAACGAGGACCACATTGATCCGGCTTGGCCGGTACGGTTCAGGGTGCATCTCGACACTTCGCGAATGACGTTTGTTAGCCCTAATAGTCGCGACCCGACCTAATGGGCTGGGAATGGACTGTGTTGCAGCCGCCTGATGGCGGGACCTCGGACCTGTGTCTATCAGCCTCCATGTTTGCCGGTGCCGGCAAGCGTCCGCGGTCTAGGCACCAACGCAGCCAAAACCAGAGCAGGGACAACCCCGTCGCAAACTTCGCATAATGCCTATTATGTAAAAGTACAAGAGAGTCAGAACCCGCGACAGGCCTTCCTCACCGGCGCATCCAGCCGGCTCAAGTCGTCGAACGTGCGCTTCAAGCCGAGCCGCTCGAGTTGCTTCTCCCTGTTCGCCTTGGCTTGCCTGCACGGATCCTCCGACTTGCGAGCGCCGGATGCGCTACTTCGACGATAGCCCGATCGACTGCGGGCGCGGCTCGAGGCCGACGCGCTACGACGGGACTCTGCAACGGCGGGCTGCGTATCCGGAACCGGCACGAATTCGATGACGCGGTCCATGCGCTGGCCCTGCGCACACGCCGAGGCCTGGTAGCTGGCTTGCCCAGCTGCATTCACGCATTTGTAGAGCGTTCCGGACGACGCAAGCCCTGGGAACAGGCACAGCACGAGGCAGAGATGTCGCATGTCCGGCTCCGGATGGGTTTCATTCTATCCTGCGCGCCAGCTCGGCACCTGTCCGTCGGAGAACGCCGCATCGGCGCATCCGGAATCTCGGCTACTCCATCGGCAAGGGCATGTCCCGCTGCAGCAGCGCGGTGATGGTCTCGGCCGGGACCGGCCGGCAGAACAGGTAACCCTGGGCCTCGTCGCAACGCAGCAGGTGCAGCAGGCGCGCCTGTTCTTCGGTCTCGACGCCTTCCGCCACGACCTTCAGCTTGAGCGCATGCGCCAGGGCGATGATGCTGGAAACGATGGCCATGCCTTCGGGACCCGAGGACATGCCGACGATGAATGCGCGGTCGATCTTCAGCGACGTCACCGGCAGCTTGGCGATGTACGACAGCGAGCAATAGCCGGTGCCGAAGTCATCCACCGCCACGCTGACGCCTGCGGCGCGCACCATGCCCAACGCATCGATGTTGCGCTCGACGTTGTCCATGATCACCGACTCGGTGATCTCCAGTTCCAGTTCGTTGCTGGAGGAGCGCGCGACCAGCGCAACGATGTCGTCGGCGAAGTCGGGGCGTCGCAGTTGCAGCGGCGACACGTTCACTGCGACGCGCGGCGCGTGGAGTCCGGCGTTGCGCCATTCCGACTGGTCGTGCAGGGCCTTCTTCAGGGCCCACTGCCCCACTTCGCCGATCAAGCCGCACTCCTCGAGGACGGGGATGAACTGCCCGGGTGGCACCATGCCCTGCCCCGGCTCCATCCAGCGCATCAGCGCCTCGACACCGCAAATACGCCGGTCGGCCAGGGTGACCTTGGGCTGGTAATACAGCACGAATTCCTGCTGGTCGATCGCGCGCCGGAGCCGCGACTCCAGTGCCATCGCGTCGGCCGCGCGCGCATTCAGCTCGGGGGCATAGAAGACCAGCGACTCGCCGGCGGTGCGGGCGCGGCGGAGCGCTGCTTCTGCGTTGCGCAGCAACGTTTCCGCGTGATCGCCATCGGTGGGGAACACGGCCACGCCGGCACGGCAACCGATCCGGATCGACTCGCCAGCGAGGACGCAGGGAGGACCGCAGCACGCATCACGCAGGCGCTTGAACTCGTGCACGATGTCGCTCGCGGAATCCACGCCGCCCAGCTTCACCGCGAACACATCCATGCCCAGCCGGGCGGCTGTTTCGTTGTGCGCATGCATGCGGTTGCCGAACTCGCGCAGCAGCGCGTCGCCGGCGTCGCGCCCCAGGGTCTCGTTGACGCGGCGGAAACGCTCGAGGTCCACCAGCATCACCACCAACATCTCGCCGGTGGTGTTCCGCCCGCGCAGCGCACGGGTCAGGTAATCGGAAAACTGGGCGCGATTGGGCAATCCCGTCAGCGCGTCGTAATTCGCCAGGAACCGCAACTGCTCCGAGCGCCCGAGGTTCTCGAGCGCATACGCGATGTCGCGCGCCATCTCGGACAACTGCTTCATCTCGTCTTCGTCGAAGAACCCGGCCTCGGCGGCGTGCAGCACCATGACGCCGATGGTCCGGCCGTTATTCGCCAGCGGCAGCAAGGCCACCGACTTGGTGCCTGCGGACATCGCCGCGGCCAACAGAGGGTGGTCGGCCGACATATGGTTGAACACCACCGGCCTGGCGTCGCGAATCGACTGCGCCCATTCGCCGCTCATCAGTTCCGGTGCGTCGATCTGGCGCTGGAGATCCTTCAGAGACTCTTCGTCGGCGCCGACGCCCGCACCTGCGGTCAACACAAGCCCGCCGGCAGGATCGTCCAGCAGCCCGATCCACGCCTTCGGGAACTGGCCCGCGTCCACTGCGATCCGGCACGATTGCTGGAGCAACTCGTCCCTGTTGGCCGCACGCACGATCAATGCGTTGATGCCGCTTCGCACAGACAGCACGCGGTTCACGCGGCGCAGGCCGGTTTCGCTGCGGGCCAGCGCCTGCTCGGTCCGATAGCGTTCGGTGATGTCGCGCAGGAAGACGGTATAGAGCCAGCCACGGGACGTGCCCTGGCGGGAGATCGATGCCTCGACCGGGAACTCGACGCCGTCGTGGCGCTGCGCCCAGACCATGCGACTGCCCATGGTACGGGCCGCTTCATCACCCCCGCCGAAGGCACCGACCTGGTGGCGGTGATCCTCGCGATAACGCGGAGGGATGAAGGTTTCCAGTTGCATCCCGATCGCCGCCTCGCGCGTGCAACCGAACATGCGTTCGGCCGCCGCGTTGAACAGCACGATGGCCTGGGATTCGTCGAGCGCGATGATCGCGTCGAGTGCCGATTCGACCAGGCCCGAAAGCCGTGCCTCGGTCTGCGCCAGCCCCGCGTAGGCTTCGCCCAGTTGCGAACTCTTCTCCTCGAGTTTGCGGATCAGCGATTCGCTGTACTGCTTCAGGACCGGGTCCTCGAGTTCCGCGACCGATACCGGCGCGGGACGGATGCGTTCCTTCGCCTCGCGCAGGGCGCCCAGCAGTTGATGCACCGGCGCGGGTTTCGCGATGTAGGCATCGGCTCCGGCCGAGCGCGCCAGCGTGCGATCCGCGGGCGAGTTGTAGGTGCTCGTGTAGAGGATCAGGGGCAGGTCCGCGAACTGCGGATTGCGACGGATCTCCAGGCACAGGCGGTAGCCGTCCATGCGGGGCATGAGGATGTCGGAGATGACCCCGCATACCTCCGTCGACGCGAGGCGCTGCAGCGCTTCTTCGCCGTGGCAGGCCTCGATGACGGTCACGCCTTCCGCTTCCAGTTGGGCGCGAAGCAGCCGCAGGTTGGTGGGATTGTCGTCCACGATCAGGATCGTGCCGAAGGACTCCGGCGGCAGGAACGCCGCGACCTGGCCGGCGAATCGGCGGGTGTCGATCGGCTTGGTCAGGTAGCCGATGCAGCCGGCGTCGCGGGCCTTCTCTTCATCTCCCTTCATCGCGAATGCGGTCAGCGCGACCACCGGGATGTAGCGCAGCCGCGGGTCCGCCTTGAGCAGGCGGGTGAGGGTCAACCCGTCCATGCCCGGCAAGGCGATGTCCATCAGCACCAGGTCAGGCAATGCCTTCGCCAGGCACGCCAGCGCTTCCGTCGCATCCGCTGCCTGCTCGACCTCATGGCCTTCCAGCGACAACACGCTCGCCGCCAGCCTCAGGTTGGTCGGATTGTCGTCCACGATGAGGATGCGCCTGCTCACCCCGCTGCCTCGCGCATCGGCAGGGTCACGACGAATTCGCTGCCGATGCCGAGCTGGCTTTCCACCCGGATGTGCCCGCCCTGCAGTTCGACCAGCCGCCGGGTCAGGGCCAGGCCCAGCCCGGTGCCGGGGCGACGCTCGGCATTGGTGGGGTCGAGCCGCTCGAATTCCACGAACAGGCGCGCACGATCTCCTTCCGCGATCCCGATGCCGGAATCGCGAACGGACAGGAGCAGGTCGCTGCCGACCCGGCGGGCGGTGACGCGTACGCTGCCGCCGGTGTCGGTGAACTTGACCGCGTTGGATGCGAGGTTCAGCAGGACCTGCTTGAACTTCTGGCGGTCCAGCCGTACGTGGACCAGCCCATCCTCCAGCGCCCACGACAGCTCGAGCTGCTTGCTCGCGACCATCGTCGCCAGCACGGCGCATGCCTCCTCGATGGCGGTGGCGAGGTCGAACATCTCCTCGTGCAACTCCATGCGGCCGGCCTCGATCTTGGAGATATCCAGCAGGTCGTTCACCAGGTGAAGCAGGTGGTTGCCGCTGCTGGCGATGTCGAGCAGGAAGCTGTGCTGGCGGTCGGTCAATGCGCCGGCCTTGCCGTCGACCAGCAGCTCCGAGAAACCGATGATGCCGTTGAGCGGGGTGCGCAATTCGTGCGACATGTTGGCCAGGAACTGGCTCTTGAGCCGGCTGGCCTGCAGCAGCGAGGCCTCCACGCGCTTGCGCTCGGTGACGTCGCGAATCGCGCTCAGGACCATGGGCCCGGCTGCGGTCTGGACCGGGCTCAGGCTGATTTCCACCGGGAACTCCTCGCCATCCCCCCGTCGGCCGTACAGGTCCAGGCCTTCGCCCATCCCGCGCGCGCGCGGATGGGCGAAGAAGCCGTTGCGATGCGCCGCATGGTTGACGCGAAAGCGCTCCGGCAGCAGGTATTCGATCGGTCTTCCGA of the Thermomonas carbonis genome contains:
- a CDS encoding EAL domain-containing protein, coding for MSRRILIVDDNPTNLRLAASVLSLEGHEVEQAADATEALACLAKALPDLVLMDIALPGMDGLTLTRLLKADPRLRYIPVVALTAFAMKGDEEKARDAGCIGYLTKPIDTRRFAGQVAAFLPPESFGTILIVDDNPTNLRLLRAQLEAEGVTVIEACHGEEALQRLASTEVCGVISDILMPRMDGYRLCLEIRRNPQFADLPLILYTSTYNSPADRTLARSAGADAYIAKPAPVHQLLGALREAKERIRPAPVSVAELEDPVLKQYSESLIRKLEEKSSQLGEAYAGLAQTEARLSGLVESALDAIIALDESQAIVLFNAAAERMFGCTREAAIGMQLETFIPPRYREDHRHQVGAFGGGDEAARTMGSRMVWAQRHDGVEFPVEASISRQGTSRGWLYTVFLRDITERYRTEQALARSETGLRRVNRVLSVRSGINALIVRAANRDELLQQSCRIAVDAGQFPKAWIGLLDDPAGGLVLTAGAGVGADEESLKDLQRQIDAPELMSGEWAQSIRDARPVVFNHMSADHPLLAAAMSAGTKSVALLPLANNGRTIGVMVLHAAEAGFFDEDEMKQLSEMARDIAYALENLGRSEQLRFLANYDALTGLPNRAQFSDYLTRALRGRNTTGEMLVVMLVDLERFRRVNETLGRDAGDALLREFGNRMHAHNETAARLGMDVFAVKLGGVDSASDIVHEFKRLRDACCGPPCVLAGESIRIGCRAGVAVFPTDGDHAETLLRNAEAALRRARTAGESLVFYAPELNARAADAMALESRLRRAIDQQEFVLYYQPKVTLADRRICGVEALMRWMEPGQGMVPPGQFIPVLEECGLIGEVGQWALKKALHDQSEWRNAGLHAPRVAVNVSPLQLRRPDFADDIVALVARSSSNELELEITESVIMDNVERNIDALGMVRAAGVSVAVDDFGTGYCSLSYIAKLPVTSLKIDRAFIVGMSSGPEGMAIVSSIIALAHALKLKVVAEGVETEEQARLLHLLRCDEAQGYLFCRPVPAETITALLQRDMPLPME
- a CDS encoding sensor histidine kinase; the encoded protein is MPGKVDQNLHDLLEAMPDAIVMVDGDGRIALANSQAQGLFRYERAEILGRPIEYLLPERFRVNHAAHRNGFFAHPRARGMGEGLDLYGRRGDGEEFPVEISLSPVQTAAGPMVLSAIRDVTERKRVEASLLQASRLKSQFLANMSHELRTPLNGIIGFSELLVDGKAGALTDRQHSFLLDIASSGNHLLHLVNDLLDISKIEAGRMELHEEMFDLATAIEEACAVLATMVASKQLELSWALEDGLVHVRLDRQKFKQVLLNLASNAVKFTDTGGSVRVTARRVGSDLLLSVRDSGIGIAEGDRARLFVEFERLDPTNAERRPGTGLGLALTRRLVELQGGHIRVESQLGIGSEFVVTLPMREAAG